CAGGTCAAAATTCAAATGAATCATTCCCTTCTCCCACTTCACTACCTTTTTTTCCACCCCCATGCCACTGGATTTTTGCCAAAACTCAGTCATTTGTTCCTTAGAATGTCTCTCATCTGGATTTATCTGTTTGCTTCCTTGTGAAGATTTAATTTGTTCCTCTATCCGccatatttcctataaatggtTTCTAACAGCATTAACATAATTGCTTATTTGTATCATCCTACAGTAGTTTCAAAATAATACCAGTATTGCTACAGATAATCAGATTACAGACTactgaataaaatttaagatttctttgcAGCTCTATTTGTTCTTAGAATATATTTCACTAAGGATGTATAGTCAATTCTGTATTCTGATGAAACTGGAAGtaattgttttctccatttttaatatCACCAACTTTACATAaagttagttttatttattttagttaattaCTAGTTTTTAGGGACAGCTTAAGTCCAAACTGTATAACAAGGTATCTTCCGGGAAATCTTGCTTCTCTGTCCCCTCCAgtctgttcctttcctcttcttattgGTGActatttttattagcttttggTTGTATCTTAACagtctttctttttgaaaacaaacaaaaatatgtatgtgtaaatcATATGTTCCTGTCCATCCCTTCTTATATAAAAGGTTACATACTAAATAGACCGCTACAcatcttattcttttattcttaataatATGTCTTGAAAGTCACTCCATGTCAGTACATAGGGATCTTTCACATTCATTTCATGATGCATAGTACTCCATTTGGAAGTATACCATGGTTTATTTAATCAGTGCCCTGTTGATAGGCGTCTAGGTTGTTTCCGGACTTTTGCTGTTATAGATGATGCCACAGTGAATACTCTTGTGTctaagtaattttatattttgtccaaTGAATCTTGGAAAAAGTCCCTGTAAGTAGGATTGCTGAGTAAAAGGGTAAGtgcatttggaatttttctgGATATTACCAAATTTCTCTCTATAGGTTGCACTGTTTTGCAGTCCTACCAGCAGTATATCAGGGTGTCTAGTTCTGTGAAGCCTCACTATAGGCTTTGTTGCTAAACTTTTGGATTTATACCCATCTGATAGGGATTGGTATTCCagtgtaatttaaaatgtatctttcttaTTATGAGGAAAgttatatacttttatatgtttttaaggactatttgaattttctcttctgtgactgTCTTTTATATGTTCTGCATATTTGTTGTGTTGTGGGTATCCCCCATCCACgtttaggtttttttaattttaaatatataagccCTTTGTCTTAATTTAAGTTGTACATTTTTCCCCTAGTTTGCCTTTTGTCTTTAgacaaaggtgttttttttttaaacatttaaaaagtttacctaattggattttccttttttttaaaaaaaaaaattgcttctggATTATAAAAGAATTCACTTATCTTTGTtctattatttgtataatttcatattttatatttaggtctctGATCTATTTGGTGTTTATTCTTATGTACTATAAAGTATGGatccaattttatctttttccaaatatCTGTCAGTTGTCCCTGTACTTTTCTGCTGATTTGGGAttttagtttatttctggacttttcattctgttccattgatctgtttgtctagCCATGCGTTAGTATCACAGTGTTTTACTTATATATAGGTGCCCATATATTTTGCTGCTTTACTTTTTGTTCAGAATAACAACAATTAGAGTCACCCTCATCTGGCTCTTTGTGTTGCCCACCACCAACACCAAATGGAATATATATGTGATACATGTCTGTTGCAGTACATAAAGTAGGTGCTCTTTGGTCCTATGTTAGTAAAGAATGCTGAACCAAGAGTCAGGGAACAAACTCGGCTTTCCGAACCACTTCTAAGCAAGTCATTTactctctctgggcctgttttctCAGCAATTAACAAATAAAAGAAGTTGAACTAGATGGTCTTGAGTGTTGTTTCTGAATCTGGTTAATACTTATCTGGTAAAAGCACCGCTGGTATGTAGTCCAGTCTACTTTTTATTCCCCTGTGCCTTGTCCTTTTGCCATATTCTGAAAAATACTTGGTCTTCTGAATCCTGCTTCCTTAATCTTTTCTGTAGGTTTTTCTTTGTtccagcattttcttttctcctgtgtttcttttattaGCTTGCATTTCTTTCTGCTGATTAGGCAAGGATTGCCACTGTTTGGCTACTCAACTCCCACTGACCTCAGTGAGGAAAAATTACATGAAGTAAATAGGAATTATTTTCCCCCTGGCagagaatttcttaaaaacaaaaaccagctgTTGACAGTAGCCTGTTCTTCTGTGGCACAAAGAACAGAAGGCAGAAAACTGCCTGTGTAGTGTTCGAAGAAATCAGACAAGACTATGACCAGGTCACAGCTCCTTATTTATCTATGAGGATTGGTATTTCCCTGTATTTCCTAATATTCCTCCTTCAAGAGGTCAAGAAAGAAAGTGATGGAAAAGAGGAGTGAAAGTGTGAAAAGAGCCTGCTAGGTAACAATCTTacatgtgaaaaaagaaaagttatgatTGAAGGCATGTCTAAGTCTTGACcaaatataaaaactttatatCTTACTTACCCTAATTacaatacttaaaattaaaaaaaaaataggaaattctTAAATTACTAATTGTTGTTGGATAAATTAACCTTAAAAGTgctaaatttgaaaaacatatgaaaaaacattttaatgtggaagacagaagaaaaccAACATAGTTTGACAAACATCATGCTTATTCAGGAAAAATAAGCTCAAGGAAGTGTTTCTGCAGATAAGTTTTAATAGTCAGTAAGGGatttctttaaagatttaaagagaaacattatatataaaaattttaatgtccaAAAGTCTGCTAGTTTTTATTAAGATGGAGCTTTGTTAGTTTCTTGAATACCAGTGCTGCagataaatactgaattttattCTGACAAAACCAAAACTGTGAGAGGTTCTTCAAGGATAGGTTACCACTAAGGCCACCACGTTTCATTCTAAGGGACTGTTTCCCCCAGGAGTTTGGGAAGGGGTAAGGAGGGCAAAGAAGTCCTTCTGTAGGCACAGGCTGGCATCTCCACCCGTGTGAGCCAATGAGCTCTCTCCATGTTAACTTTGTCAATGATTGGGTCCACCCCTGCTCTGATTACTCAGATTTATCATTTGTCAGGTaatgaataaaagatgaaattCTGCATAAGAACGGTAGTTTAAGagtttttatatatgagaaagcATGAGTTTAGTGAAAGTTGAGAGCCATCTCTATGTTgatataattgtttttttctgaaaaagtcaTCAGAAGTTGGAATGAAGCCATacaggtgtattttttttaaaactttcgtaagatttcattttgtttgggagCTTGAGacatatagaaaagaaactttttaaagaggctagttttaaaatgtgtgctCCTCCAACAAGATAGGAAAATGTCTGCATTTTATGGTGCATggtcatatttttttcagagtaaATATCTCCAACCCCCTcaatttgttgttttaatatgtttgttttaCCCTAATTGTTTCCAGTGAGAGCTAAAAGGAAATTTCTCTGTTCTCAAACAGGCATTTTAACCTCTCACCCCCACAAACTTGGAATATTTAATATCTGAGatattaatttaaaacttaagagTTTTGTTTAGAACTTGAAGTGTGTATTTAAATTCTCACCTCCCCCCTCAAACtttgaagtggaaaaataaaattttatttattcacagcttttcagggaaaaaaaatcttttgggtAATAATAAGTATATGTAGATTGCTTATTTCCAAAATGGTTTAGTTATTGATAATACATACCATATTGATACACATACCATCCACATATGTAAATGTACTATACTTAAAAGTTAGGTCCTATAGCCAGTCAATAGATCActgttacataatttttaaaaattctgcttacGCATATGGGCTTTGAGCAGATTTCAGGTAGTTcctgaataaaaatcaaaattggcTACCAGGTGCCATTTAATATAGTTCATCAcgtgaagaaaaacaaaagataaagtcCTTGGAGAAGAATGGAAAATCAGCTGAAAAGAAAGTTGTAATATTTATAACAGTTCTGCAGATGGAGGTGGCAGGGATTCATTGAGATCCTGATCAGAGTCAGGAGGAGTAGGAAACTCCTGACACTGGATCTCGTTGGAATCTTCCTGGTTTTTCACAAAATCTGCTGATGGCAGGGGCAAGTTAGGTGAGTCAGGGGGAGGTGGAAATGACTGTTTGACCTCAGAGTTATGATCTTCACAGACTTGATGGAGACAGTCCAGAGGTGGTGGGAAATTGGTAGAATCACTTGGAAGAGGAGATACAGTTGTCATTGTGAGATTGTCAGATTGGTTACTCTCCTGCCCTTCCAAatcaggaaggggaggaggcggTGGAGGCAGATCTACATCATCTGAAGAAGAAACTGCAGTGCCATCTGTTGATCCATCAGCACTATCCTCTGATGTACCATTTGCttgatcttttattttctctgttttggggtttttggaaTCGTCAATGTTCTCACTTGATTCAAACAACTTAATTTCTAAATCATCTGCTAAAAGCGTGCTTTTGCTTGGTTTCCAGGCCATAAGTGAAATAATTGATGTACGTTTTGTAGATACTTCATTTTCTCTGATGTCATCCAAACACATATCAGGGGTTTCACCATCAGCAAATGGAGACCTACCTGCCCAATTTTGGTCGTTTGACACTGGTTTTCGCAAGCATTTCCATAATACAATCATGATTATAGCTACCAACATAGAAGTCATAATTACACCAATTAATATGGCAGCTATTGAATTAGAATTGGTACTCTTTGGGGTAATTTTGTTACTGATAGTTTCTAGGATGAATCCTGGTGTACTTCTGATAGCTCGTTTTGGTTTTGTGGCTAGATTATGAGCAGTCGTTGGTGTTAATTTTCTAGAAGTGTGCATAGATGATGGTTGTTGAGGGGGAGTATAGTCAAATGGTGGTGGTTGTCTGGTAGAAGTATGGTCAGATGATGATAGTTGTCTGGCAGAGGTGAACACAGGTATGGCTGTTCCTGGGAAGGAGGCGTTGGCCATTGGTATTGGTTTTCTGGTGACATTATGGGCAAGCGGTTGTCCAGCAGAAGTGGATGCTGCTGGTTTCTCAGAAGAGGCATAGGCAGCTGGCGTTGGTTGTCCAGCAGCAGCTTTAGCAGTTGATATTGGTTGTCCAGAGGAAAGGTTGTTGAATTGCGTTCGTTGACCCAAAGGATTCTCTGTTGTACCTTGAGAATTAGTGGAGACATATGGCATTGATGATCTAAATAAAGTAGACTGTTGTTCCTTCTCTGTTGTATTCGCCTCTGTCTCCGAGAAAAATACATTGTTCAGGTGTccacaaaacaaaattaagatgaaatattTGGCATCCATTTCAGAATGTTTCCTCTTTACCAgtggttttacagtaaaaaaaaaagaaagacaataaggTATCATTTAGTGTTTAGCATAAAGGAGGTAGTTACTTGATAAGTATATATCATTCCTACTTTAGTTAGGCTTGATCTACTATAGGCTAATGtgagcaacttttaaatatactcTAACTTATTATGTAACATTTGGACCACATAGGCAGTGATCTCTCTTAATTCTTTCATAAGGTCAGTACTTGGCCCTGCTGCCCTTGTAGCTTTATTACATTACAGGTCTTCATCTCACAGCCGTGCTTCTCAAATGCATAGGCTCTGTATGCTGGTACCTCATGTGCTCTACTTTACCCTCCTTCTATTGCTAGAAATACTTTGATCCTGCTGCCTTGAAGGATACCAGTAACTATCTGTTACCTAATCAAgtggtcttttcttctttttttttttttttcctctcttgatcATCTTCCTTCATGTTAATCTCACTAgctcctgtttttctcttgccttctaaaTATGGTACTTGATACGTACTCAGTCCTCACTCTTAACTACTTTTCTTAATCCTGAATCTGTGAGGTTTTAGCGCTCACCTTTACACTACAGCTCCCAAACTTGTGTATCCagccttaatttccttaattCTTGTTCCATTTGTATGACTTCTTGGTGGATATTTCCATGTATATATCCCACTATTAGCAAAATTCAACATACTTAAAACATAATTTATCTTCATCTCAAAATGACTCCTTTCCCAACTCCTCTATTTTTGTTAATGATACTACCTTTGTGAGTTTCTCATGCACAGAGTCCATTGTATTAAGTAATCTTTGCAGCGGCATCAGTGTCTAGAACAGTGTCTTTATATTAGGatctcatatttttaaaggattcagTTCAACTTATAGTCCTAGGCTCAGAATCCTGAAGCGGTCTTTGACTCTGGTTGAGTCAGTCCTATCCAGTTAGTAAGTAgtcctgctgctgcttttgtttatttatttattataaacaaCATCTTTGTATCAGGTCCTGTTCTGGTTTAGaagataccaaaaaaatttttttttttcatttctagtgatagaagcaaacagaaaataagtaaatacaataATTTGCTAAGTTTTATCACAAAGCTATGCAGGAGATGCACAGAGGAACTAACCTAGCGTGGGAGGGCTTCAGGGAAGTTTTCTCAGAGAAGTAAAACTTGAACTGAATCTTGAAAGGTTTGTAGGAATTAAGCAAATGAAATTTTTCAGCCAGGGGAACAACAAATGGACATAGGAAAAGAAGGTATGGGTGTAAGTTTGGTGGGTGGAGTGTTTTGTGGGATGGGGCAGATGCTAAAACTTGAAGGGTTTTAAGTTCCAGTTATATTTCTGCCACCTAACTACCTAGCTAACCTGAGAACTAGTCACTTAATTTCTCCTATTGTCAAATGCCTTATCTCTTAAGTGAAGACAGTTTTCAGCTCTGTGTATACTACTTGTTTTGTACATCATTAAACACAATGTTAACTATTTAGTTATTTGTTAAcattaaggaaaggaaaatctcAAGGTGTTACATCCTGGAATATATGATTCAAAACTATagtttttgtgtgatttttaggCCAATCTGAGAGAGATTTGATGGTCTTTGCAAGGTACaataaatggagaagaggaaTTCCTTCaagttttgcaaataaatagaCTTTTCAGCATATTTGAGTAATTCTCACTGCTCATTTCTCTACCATTTGGTACACAGTGATGACAGATTACCTTATTTTAGTAGGAGAAAagacatgtgattttttttcctgtacagtctcttcctctttgttttctaataCTTCAagcctaaattttaaaatatttctgctttAAACTTTCCTGCACACTGCTGATGAATTAATCTTCTTACAACCATGTATGATCAGATTACTGTTCCCTTTCCTCTAGGGTTCCCCATTGCTGTCAAGATAAAAATTCCAAACtgagttttcttccttctgtctcgAGTTTACCAGTCTAGACGCATGTCTCATGACTGAAACTTCTTATTCAGCCTCTTCCCCATCTTACATACTTCCtaaacacacacttttttccccctaaacagACACTTTTAATTATGCTATTTTTCGCCATCTCACAGTGTGTTCTCTTTTATCCAAACCCAGCCTCTTTCACCTTCTGGCTGCCTAATTTAACCTGTCCTCATCTGTCAGACCTCAGCTCAGATTTCCCTTCTGAAACCAGATTCTCTGTGACTGATCACAGCTGAACGAGCTCGGCCATTCCCTGGATCCGCCTCGTTCTTGTTGTCTTTATGGTTTCTTAGAGAATTCTTCATGTATGTTcctcacatttcttttctcttaaataattgtgtttattttttattacttaacttttcacactttctttttattatcccCACCCCCTCAAATAAGATTACaaagaaatgtgaaggaaaaaggaaaaatccttATCTTGAACATACTATGTACTATACCATCTCAGGTGTTTtacatacttcattttatttagcCTTTAAATGATTCTATGAAGAAGATGGAGGAATCCTTGATTTACAGATAAAGAGACAAATTCAAATACATTAAGCAATATGCCAAATGTTGTATCCCTGTTAGTGACAGATTGGGAATTTATACCCAAGGCCATCTGATTCCAAAGCATACGCTCTTTCTTATTTTCAGCTGCCTcgtgtttttatattttgattcctTTACAGCAGAGTGCTGTATGTGTTAggagctcagtaaacatttaacCTGTATTGGACTTCTAGGTTCTTTACCATTTCGCCTTTTTAGTACTTTTTAATACTTTCACCAGAATGTAAACGGAGAAGATGAAATCTAAGTTACTAAATTACGCTTTATATCCATTTTCCAAAAGGTTTAGTGGGGAAAAATTTGAAACTTTTGACATAAATACGGGGACTTGAATCATCGCTAGATAGTTATCATCTATGCAGTTCCTCCCTACTATTCTTactcccccccacaaaaaagccTCATTAGAAAGTGTTATTCTTCAgagtttcattttagtttttaaaaatgtcatccaTAGCAACAGAAAATATAGGCCATGAATTGTCTTCAgcaaaaaatgtttcttcttttgtgagtttgcttaattttttttaaaaaacccacacgGTTCCTTTTTTCAGTTAGCTGAAAAAGGCattagagaaggaaagagccCAAACAGGAACATAATTATAAACCCAGTTTAGTTTGTAAGATCAATTTTGATAGGTTCATAGCTTCTTTTGTTAATAGGAACATCACAGGACCTTCACTGTGTAAGATTTTCCACTTGTCATTTAAGGGTTGCAGCAGTATTAAAACCGAATTCTATTTTTTACCTATCCCACTCCTTTCTCCAACTCCTCAGTTAGCTGTCTACCCTCTTAGTGTCTGTTACATCAAAATACTAGACTTTGTCTTAGAATTCTTCTACAGCAATTCAGAATAGTCCACAAAAAAGGAACcagatttaaaagaataaatagggGGTATAATAATgaagaatctgaatttttttctagttcagaGACAGTGAGGCCAGTGTTATTACCAGTGCAGAAAGCTATTTAACATGTACTTTAAGTATATAAAAACCATGTGTACCTGAAGTGCCAATATTATTTCTGCAGGAAAAGAAGGTAGAAAGAACCATACGGGGCAGTGGAGTAAGTAAAAAGGAGGAGAAGATGTCAGATAAGATGAAATGAAAAGGGAatgcaaagggagaaaaaaaacacagaagaaaaaataaagcaaaacttatAGTAAGCAGCAAATACATGGAAAAGTGGAATGTAAACTgattagagaaggaaaagaagaaaagttaaaaaactgAAGAACAAATAGTGATTATATTTAGCAAGAAGTTAGGGTAAAAGATTAAAGTGGACGCAATTAGAAGTTGGGGGAGAAGGCAGAAGTAGATGAAAGAAGGAGCCACAAAATGGTATTCTCTGTCTTTGTGGATGTGGGGAGCCAGTAAAGAGGAGAGATCTTCCCAAAATGGAGGACTTAAATCACCCATCTTGTCAAAGTCACTTATCTTTCATTTCAGGCTCTCGTATCTGCTATAAGTATCTTTAAGATTCatattcattctcattctctctctctctctctctctctctctctgttcctggcACTATCCAGCAGCGTACTTGTTAATTACTCTAAAGAATCTATGCACAATCTATGCAGTGTTTTTCTAGAAATCCCTTAGTCTGCTGCTCAGGCAAACTCTGAATTTGTCTACCTTTGTACAACAGTATTTTGCTCCTTATTTTAGgttgggactttgagatttaaGTCTGTGATTTTGGTCCTCTGTTTTTCCTGAatattgaagaatttttaaagagaagaagaaaaatatcagcTGTTTTAACTAGACATTTTAAAGGCAGTTATAGTGAAGCAGGAGTGCCCATGTATTAGACATGTTCTCATAGACATAATTCGTAAGTACGTAAAAAGTTTAGCATTTAGTAACGCTGTTAAGTTGGATATGATAAGATGTCATTGTCTTTTAAAGGGAATCAAGGAGATTTGGAGAGCATATCCTCGACAAGGCAAGTGTAGGTAGCAGTATCAAAAGTAGCATCTGAATTTCAGTTACTTTGATATACTGTTACAATACAGATACGGTAGATTAAAATTTAGTGGTACTGCATCTCCAGCTAATAAAGTTATGAAactaggaaaggaagaaaacagcaatTCCGTATCTTGAGGaagagcagaaaaggaaattaacttTGAACTATGATAGGAATTATTTGATGACCATCTTTTTttgataataatagctaccatttaccAAGTACACACCAATGCTAGGCACTACCCGTTTTAATGAGCAGGGTGATGTTATCATCATCTTACAaataaaactgaggcacagagaaatagGGTAACTTGCCAGAGTATCACAGATCTGAATAGTGCACTGACACAGAAACCAGTCAATCTTGTATCGGAGCTTTTTCCTTCTATTACATTCAtagtaaaattatgaaataagaatacaaatgaactaattattattttgatttcttgcatatgtgtaagcacatttgactgtcctttatgattggattaccgaattctgttgattcttattttgtagttggctttattcctttgataactatgtaagtttaaaaagctaaatatctaatctgttcttagaaacaagaattagtacatatatgtaaactaaagaaaagtgcagtatactgtatatatgtatttgcatgcaatataatgtgtatgtgcagtcgaactataataattctatctaataaaactgagaaaggaggaaaaaaaaataatgcttaaagAGGAGGGGAGATGTGAACTCTCTGGGCACAGATACGTAGGTAACTTTTGGAGGTAGTCTTGTATAAAAGTTTGGAAAAGAACTACCAGAAAACCATTTTAGTCCTGTGACTGAAAACGGTTATGGAAGTTTTCAATGGTTAGTCTATAAGCTGTCATATTTGAGGTGATATTTAAAGATTGGACACTGAGAGGcatcaaatttatatttaacaaattcAGACTTATTCAGAATTCATAATTTCCTTCAAAGTAGAATTACATAGGAGTTAGTTGAAAAACACAAGCACTGTTAAACTCT
The sequence above is a segment of the Camelus ferus isolate YT-003-E chromosome 16, BCGSAC_Cfer_1.0, whole genome shotgun sequence genome. Coding sequences within it:
- the EVI2B gene encoding protein EVI2B; protein product: MDAKYFILILFCGHLNNVFFSETEANTTEKEQQSTLFRSSMPYVSTNSQGTTENPLGQRTQFNNLSSGQPISTAKAAAGQPTPAAYASSEKPAASTSAGQPLAHNVTRKPIPMANASFPGTAIPVFTSARQLSSSDHTSTRQPPPFDYTPPQQPSSMHTSRKLTPTTAHNLATKPKRAIRSTPGFILETISNKITPKSTNSNSIAAILIGVIMTSMLVAIIMIVLWKCLRKPVSNDQNWAGRSPFADGETPDMCLDDIRENEVSTKRTSIISLMAWKPSKSTLLADDLEIKLFESSENIDDSKNPKTEKIKDQANGTSEDSADGSTDGTAVSSSDDVDLPPPPPPLPDLEGQESNQSDNLTMTTVSPLPSDSTNFPPPLDCLHQVCEDHNSEVKQSFPPPPDSPNLPLPSADFVKNQEDSNEIQCQEFPTPPDSDQDLNESLPPPSAELL